DNA from Orbaceae bacterium lpD01:
TGGTATCCAACGCCCAATTTAACGGCTTACTTAAATAAAGATATCTCACCAGAACAAACGGCTATTTTGCGAGCAAAAATCACCGCTTTTCCTGAGGTTGAAAAACTCACTTATCTTTCCCGCGATGAAACACTGGAAGAGTTTCAGTCATGGTCTGGTTTTAGTGATGCCATTGAACTATTAGCTCAAAATCCGCTACCCGCAGTGATGATTGTGATACCAACAGATGATGCAAAACAAACTATTATTTTGCATGATTTACAAAAAAAGATAGCGGCTCTAGCTAATGTTGATGATGTGCGTTTAGATGATAGTTGGTTTACACGTCTGACAGCCTTAACCGGCATGGTGGGCACCATTGCCTGGACATTATCTATTTTAATGATTATAGCGGTCTCTTTGGTGATAGGTAATAGTATCCGGTTAATGATTTTTGCCAGACGGCAAACTATTACCGTCATGCAGCTGATTGGCGCGACGGAAGGATTTATCCTGCGGCCATTTTTATATAGTGGTATGTTTCATGGTTTGGTTAGTGCTATTTTGGCGCTGGTTCTATCGGAAATATTTATTTTTAGAATAGATTCAATTATATTGAATGTCTCGTCTATTTTTGGAACAATATTCACCATGAGTGGTTTATCCTGGGACGAAAGTTTATTTATCATACTGCTTTCAACGATTCTGGGATGGTTTTCCGCCTGGGTTGCCACCAAAAAATATTTGCGAATTACCAATAAGTGATGGTAGTTTAATAGTCTTAAGCTAAGAAGTTGTGAACTAAATCACAATATTATGGTCTAACTTTATATATAGACATAAGCAACGGTTGGTTTTTATTTTAATTAAGATGAATCAAGTTGCTTTTATCGAATGACAATATAAGGGGTATTATATGAGTGCTGAAATGAAGTTGTCTGCAGTTACTTTAATCCCACAAGGTAGTATTGAAGCTTATGTCAGAATGGTTAACTCTTATCCGATGTTAACAGCAGAAGAGGAAAAAGAGTTAGGTGAGCGTCTTTATTACAATGATGATTTAGAAGCTGCAAAATTAATGGTGCTATCGCACCTACGATTTGTTGCGCATATTGCGCGTAATTATTCTGGTTATGGATTACCACAAGCCGATCTTATTCAGGAAGGTAATATTGGCTTGATGAAAGCGGTTCGTCGTTTTAACCCAGAGATGGGTGTGCGATTAGTCTCTTTTGCGGTGCACTGGATTAAAGCTGAAATTCACGAATATGTGCTAAAAAACTGGCGTATTGTCAAAGTTGCGACAACCAAAGCGCAGCGTAAATTATTTTTTAATCTAAGAAAGTCCAAACAGCGTTTGGGCTGGTTTAATAGCGAAGAAGTGAAGGTTGTTGCTGATGAGTTAGGTGTGACGACTAAAGATGTACTTGAGATGGAGTCACGTATGGCGGCTCAGGATATGTCTTTTGATATGGATAATGATGATGACGAGAATTCCATTGTTGCACCTGCACTTTATTTAGAGGATGCGGGGTCTAATTTCTCTCAGTCGATTGAAGATGATAACTGGGAAGATGATGCAACTGATAAACTTAATCATGCATTAGCATCGCTTGATGAACGTAGTCAGGATATTATTCGTGCTCGTTGGCTTGATGCCGATGACAGTAAGTCAACATTACAGCAGCTTGCTGATAAGTATCAGGTTTCTGCTGAGCGTATTCGTCAGTTAGAAAAAAACGCGATGAAAAAAATGCGCGTAGCGATTGACGTTTAATCCTCTCATTGATGTATAAAAGCCGAATTAAGTTAATTCGGCTTTTTTATTTTTCGCTATGCTGATTCGGCCACGCGTCTGATGAGTGCTCTGGCATCCTCGATATACATCTTTGCTCTTTCGATAGGTGATTTATGCAGTGCTAACACATCGTTACAGCACTCAATTGAGATCGGCATTTCGGGTAAGGCGCAGAGTAAAGAGATTAAATCGATACCGCCACGGCCCGGCGATAAACGATAGTTTCGTGCTTGGTAGAGTAAACCCTCGGTATCTTGTGGCTTCTCTTTAGTGCCGTCACACAATTGCATATAACGCCAACAATCTTTAGGGACTAATTTCAGATCATCTAAGGTATTTGCACCACGATCAAAATGTAATGGATCAATAATCAAACCCTGATTGTTTTGATTTGATTGCGTTAGTAACTCAACGGCAGATTTCACATTGGGTACATTGGTCCATGGCATCGGTTCTATATTTATCGCAATGCCCAATGGTGCGGCAATATCACAGAGTTGAGCAAAATTATCTGCAAGGCGACTGGGTTCGGGATCGTTACCAGCCAGTAACACCTGGTTCGCACCTAAGCGAGCACCCGTTTCAAGTACCGGTAAGAAATTAATCACGCGGGTATCTGGTTTAAGACGGAAAATTTCAATATCCAGTACTTTAATACCGGTCTCTTTTAGCCGCTGTTCTACTTCCCGAATTAAAGGTGTATTACCGACTGTGGCATAGACTGGCTCAGTTGGGGTTGCCGGAATCAAACGCAAACCAACATGTGTGTAGCCCGCTTCTGCAGCAACAATCACTTGATTGGCAGGGGACACATCTAAAACAGTGAGGGCAGCAAGCCCGATAGGACGTTCAGCCATTTTTTATAACCTCCAAAATAGTAATATATAAAAACTGGCTGAGTGAGTTAATGATAGGCAGAGCCACATTGCATATTTTATGATTAATTTTAGGTATATTGGTGGCTGCGTTTAACGGTATTAATATAATCTATCTATTTAATTTTAAATGATTAACTCAGCTTTTAGAGGATCATTCTATACTGATTTAGGCGGTTAATCACTTACTTTATTGAAGGATAAAAATAAGGATGAGTCATGTACTTATTTTACAGCTGATGTAATGATTATGCGAAATCTCGATTTGGTTTCCTTGCCCTTCCTGCGTGACAAAAACGCCGACTGCCGTAATAATCTGCTCATTATAATAGATAATTGGAATACGCTGGCGCATCCAAGGTGCAATACCTAATTCCTGCCAAATTTTTTTAATTGGCCTGGAGCCTTGACGTCCGACGATATTAAGACGGCCCTGCGCTTGAAAGCGCACAGTGACTTTTTCATTTTTGTTCGGTAATCGTAAATTACCACGGGATATTTTATCGATAGTTAACCGGCCTAGATGATCAGGGAGTAGTAAAGGGGTGGCTAAATCCCATTCTATGGTTTCGTTGATTAATTGCATGTGTTGCGGTACCAAGTAGAGTTGCGCCTGATATCGCCTAATCGTATAGTCATTTATCACAAACTGTGGATTGGCATCTTCTTTGGCTAACGCGACGGTATGCCAGATTAGGTTGAGTTGTTGTCTGGCAGGCATTTCAACATGATGATGCTTAAACCAAGCGCGCAATATAGCGTTACGCTTGATATCTGACATCGTCAAGAGTGGTGCGATATTGAGATTATGATGGTGGTCGATACAGTTGGCTATCTCATCATGGAGCAATTCGGCGATTAGCGCCGTTTCTTCAGCGCAGATTGCCGCACAGCGCGATACCATTTGATGAAAATAAGGCCAGCGCTGTTTGAATTTAGGAATAATTTGTAACCGTAAAAAATTGCGGTCATAACGATCATCTTGATTACTCTCATCCTCTATCCAGATTAGGCCAAAATGATTGGCGTAGTCTTCAATTTGACTACGTGAGATAGTTAATAACGGCCGAATTAAGGACGTTGTAGCAAAATTGCTTATATCGGGCATCGCCGATAATCCGGTTGGACCACTACCGCGTTTTAATGCCAGTAAAAAAGTTTCCGATTGGTCATCTTGATGCTGAGCTGCCATCACCACTTCATTTACCAGCAGCGCCTGCTTAATCGCCTGATATCTAGCTTGTCTGGCTTGTGCTTCAATATTACCGTTTTGCTGAATATTGACCTTGGTAATGTGTAAAGGTACATCCCACTGTTTACAGACGGTTTCACAGTGTGCTGCCCACTTATCAGCATGTATACTTAAACCGTGATGAATATAGATAGCACGCAGCTTGAGCCCATATTGTGTCCGTAAAGTGACTAAGGCATGTAACAATACTGTAGAATCGATACCCCCGCTAAAGGCAACCAAAATTGCTGGTGCCTGATTTAAATAGGGCTTTATTGCCTTAAAAATAGACTGTGGATTATCTGAATCTGTCATCGTGCTTCTATCTATTCTCTTCAATTAGGCGATACGCGCAAATGCAGCTTGAAGATCCGCAATCAAATCATCGTAGTCCTCTAAACCGATATGGACACGAAACAGTGTCCCTGAAA
Protein-coding regions in this window:
- a CDS encoding sugar phosphate isomerase/epimerase; this translates as MAERPIGLAALTVLDVSPANQVIVAAEAGYTHVGLRLIPATPTEPVYATVGNTPLIREVEQRLKETGIKVLDIEIFRLKPDTRVINFLPVLETGARLGANQVLLAGNDPEPSRLADNFAQLCDIAAPLGIAINIEPMPWTNVPNVKSAVELLTQSNQNNQGLIIDPLHFDRGANTLDDLKLVPKDCWRYMQLCDGTKEKPQDTEGLLYQARNYRLSPGRGGIDLISLLCALPEMPISIECCNDVLALHKSPIERAKMYIEDARALIRRVAESA
- the rpoH gene encoding RNA polymerase sigma factor RpoH — its product is MSAEMKLSAVTLIPQGSIEAYVRMVNSYPMLTAEEEKELGERLYYNDDLEAAKLMVLSHLRFVAHIARNYSGYGLPQADLIQEGNIGLMKAVRRFNPEMGVRLVSFAVHWIKAEIHEYVLKNWRIVKVATTKAQRKLFFNLRKSKQRLGWFNSEEVKVVADELGVTTKDVLEMESRMAAQDMSFDMDNDDDENSIVAPALYLEDAGSNFSQSIEDDNWEDDATDKLNHALASLDERSQDIIRARWLDADDSKSTLQQLADKYQVSAERIRQLEKNAMKKMRVAIDV
- the tilS gene encoding tRNA lysidine(34) synthetase TilS; protein product: MTDSDNPQSIFKAIKPYLNQAPAILVAFSGGIDSTVLLHALVTLRTQYGLKLRAIYIHHGLSIHADKWAAHCETVCKQWDVPLHITKVNIQQNGNIEAQARQARYQAIKQALLVNEVVMAAQHQDDQSETFLLALKRGSGPTGLSAMPDISNFATTSLIRPLLTISRSQIEDYANHFGLIWIEDESNQDDRYDRNFLRLQIIPKFKQRWPYFHQMVSRCAAICAEETALIAELLHDEIANCIDHHHNLNIAPLLTMSDIKRNAILRAWFKHHHVEMPARQQLNLIWHTVALAKEDANPQFVINDYTIRRYQAQLYLVPQHMQLINETIEWDLATPLLLPDHLGRLTIDKISRGNLRLPNKNEKVTVRFQAQGRLNIVGRQGSRPIKKIWQELGIAPWMRQRIPIIYYNEQIITAVGVFVTQEGQGNQIEISHNHYISCKIST
- the ftsX gene encoding permease-like cell division protein FtsX, with amino-acid sequence MAIKKQSEKHVFFHRWCRQINYAWRNVFNDIRQHLLASILTIIVIAISITLPTICYLLWKNVNQAAHQWYPTPNLTAYLNKDISPEQTAILRAKITAFPEVEKLTYLSRDETLEEFQSWSGFSDAIELLAQNPLPAVMIVIPTDDAKQTIILHDLQKKIAALANVDDVRLDDSWFTRLTALTGMVGTIAWTLSILMIIAVSLVIGNSIRLMIFARRQTITVMQLIGATEGFILRPFLYSGMFHGLVSAILALVLSEIFIFRIDSIILNVSSIFGTIFTMSGLSWDESLFIILLSTILGWFSAWVATKKYLRITNK